A part of Melittangium boletus DSM 14713 genomic DNA contains:
- a CDS encoding acylphosphatase: MDRRRTVLRIRGRVQGVFFRESTRTEALRLGLTGWVRNLSDGSVEALAEGPPEALEDFVRWCHRGPPQAQVTGVERADTPAQGEFTTFIVERSS, translated from the coding sequence ATGGACAGGCGGCGGACAGTCCTGCGGATTCGAGGAAGGGTGCAAGGCGTCTTCTTCCGGGAGAGCACCCGCACCGAGGCCCTGCGGCTGGGACTGACGGGCTGGGTGCGCAACCTCTCGGACGGCTCGGTGGAGGCCCTCGCCGAGGGTCCCCCCGAGGCCCTCGAGGACTTCGTCCGCTGGTGCCATCGCGGTCCCCCCCAGGCCCAGGTCACGGGCGTGGAGCGCGCCGACACCCCGGCACAAGGCGAGTTCACTACCTTCATCGTGGAGCGCAGTTCATGA
- the ligA gene encoding NAD-dependent DNA ligase LigA, translated as MTAPKTDDATRIAQLRKELAHHNHRYYVLDSPEVSDAEYDRLMRELQELEARHPELVTEDSPTRRVGGTPAEKFEKVRHLVPMLSLANVFDDEELSDFDERIRRQTGLAKVGYVCEPKLDGLAITLRYEQGRFVRGATRGDGTEGEDVTANLRTIRSLPTELLVQDGVTAPGAIDVRGEVFISKKDFKRLNDKREEEGEPLFANPRNAAAGSLRQLDPRITASRPLSLYLYECVPGEGVPTFRSHTEKLGYLRSLGLPVNRAVTVEDVDGVRAQYRASVEGRHALPFEVDGMVVKVDEEDLRQRLGQVSKSPRWAVAYKFPPEEESTIVESIQVYVGRTGALTPVAHLKPVKVGGVTVSRATLHNEDELRRKDVRQGDTVFIRRAGDVIPEIVKVVETKRPEGTQPFVFPTECPVCHAAATRDDEGAIIRCTGATCPAQLVEKVRHFASRTALDIEGLGEKLAAQLVETGLVKTFADLFHLTRERLLTLERMGEKSADNLLASIEHAKQTTQPRFLYALGIRHVGESTARVLAEAYPDVRDLYEASMEDITRVKDVGPTMAAVIHTFFHEPLNRDAIEALLSAGVKPAATRVVKTGLFAGQTVVLTGGMSGMSREQAKEEIERRGGKVSGSVSRKTDLVVAGEDAGSKLKKAQELGVRILDEQGFLQLLQTDVRG; from the coding sequence GTGACCGCCCCGAAAACCGACGACGCCACCCGCATCGCGCAGCTCCGCAAGGAGCTCGCCCACCACAACCACCGCTACTACGTGCTCGATTCTCCGGAGGTGAGCGACGCGGAATACGACCGGCTCATGAGGGAGCTGCAGGAGCTGGAGGCGCGCCATCCGGAGCTCGTCACCGAGGACTCGCCCACCCGGCGGGTGGGCGGCACCCCGGCGGAGAAGTTCGAGAAGGTGCGCCACCTCGTCCCCATGCTGTCGCTGGCCAACGTCTTCGACGACGAGGAGCTGAGCGACTTCGACGAGCGCATCCGCCGCCAGACGGGCCTGGCGAAGGTGGGCTACGTGTGCGAGCCCAAGCTGGACGGACTGGCCATCACCCTGCGCTACGAGCAGGGGCGCTTCGTCCGGGGCGCCACGCGAGGAGACGGCACGGAGGGCGAGGACGTGACGGCCAACCTGCGCACCATCCGCAGCCTGCCCACCGAGCTCCTGGTCCAGGACGGCGTGACGGCTCCCGGCGCCATCGACGTGCGCGGCGAGGTCTTCATCTCCAAGAAGGACTTCAAGCGGCTCAACGACAAGCGGGAAGAAGAAGGCGAGCCGCTCTTCGCCAATCCGCGCAACGCCGCCGCCGGCAGCCTGCGCCAGTTGGATCCACGCATCACCGCCTCGCGGCCCCTGTCGCTCTACCTGTACGAGTGCGTGCCCGGCGAGGGCGTGCCCACCTTCCGCTCGCACACGGAGAAGCTCGGCTACCTGCGCTCGCTCGGCCTGCCGGTGAACCGGGCGGTGACGGTGGAGGACGTGGACGGGGTGCGCGCCCAGTACCGCGCCTCCGTCGAGGGCCGCCATGCCCTGCCCTTCGAGGTGGACGGCATGGTGGTGAAGGTGGACGAGGAGGACCTGCGCCAGCGGCTGGGACAGGTCTCCAAGAGCCCGCGCTGGGCCGTGGCCTACAAATTCCCGCCCGAGGAGGAATCGACGATCGTCGAGTCCATCCAGGTGTACGTGGGCCGCACGGGCGCGCTCACGCCGGTGGCGCACTTGAAGCCGGTGAAGGTGGGCGGCGTCACGGTGAGCCGCGCCACGCTGCACAACGAGGACGAGCTGCGCCGCAAGGACGTGCGCCAGGGGGACACCGTCTTCATCCGCCGCGCGGGTGACGTGATTCCCGAGATCGTCAAGGTGGTGGAGACGAAGCGCCCCGAGGGCACCCAGCCCTTCGTGTTCCCCACCGAGTGTCCGGTCTGCCACGCGGCGGCCACGCGGGACGACGAGGGCGCCATCATCCGCTGCACGGGCGCCACCTGCCCCGCCCAGCTCGTGGAGAAGGTCCGCCACTTCGCCTCGCGCACCGCCCTGGACATCGAGGGCCTGGGGGAGAAGCTCGCCGCGCAGCTCGTGGAGACGGGCCTCGTGAAGACCTTCGCGGACCTCTTCCACCTCACGCGCGAGCGGCTGCTCACGCTCGAGCGCATGGGCGAGAAGAGCGCGGACAACCTGCTGGCGAGCATCGAGCACGCCAAGCAGACGACCCAGCCGCGCTTCCTCTACGCGCTGGGCATCCGCCACGTGGGCGAGTCCACCGCGCGGGTGCTCGCCGAGGCCTACCCCGACGTGCGCGACCTCTACGAGGCCTCGATGGAGGACATCACCCGCGTCAAGGACGTGGGCCCGACGATGGCCGCGGTCATCCATACCTTCTTCCATGAGCCGCTCAACCGCGACGCCATCGAGGCGCTGCTCTCCGCCGGGGTGAAGCCCGCCGCGACCCGCGTCGTCAAGACGGGCCTGTTCGCCGGCCAGACGGTGGTACTCACCGGCGGGATGAGCGGGATGAGCCGGGAGCAGGCCAAGGAGGAAATCGAGCGCCGGGGAGGTAAGGTCTCTGGAAGTGTCTCGCGCAAGACTGACCTCGTGGTGGCGGGCGAGGACGCCGGCAGCAAGCTGAAGAAGGCCCAGGAACTCGGGGTAAGAATCCTGGACGAGCAGGGCTTCCTGCAGCTGCTCCAGACGGACGTGAGAGGATAG
- the rho gene encoding transcription termination factor Rho: protein MAKARSPKEKVLLPPVELEEEKPKRRSTRTKTAEPEKPARTRRTAARREEEPVAEEAPAAPPRPVLTPIPSQPVPVRDDEYQEARAAEAHEEEPSAPAPAPEAPEAPVVTEVTRDGAPMQVIKLNDLKRMKITDLAKMAHDFGIEGYQGLKKQDLIFSLLSGIADKKFEVHAEGVLELLSDGFGFLRSADSDYQASPDDLYVSPSQVRRFNLRPGDTVTGPIRQPREGERFFALQKVDKVNFADPLSEVTRERILFDNLTPLYPTRKLKLEHDGAEMTTRIIDMFCPIGLGQRCLIVAPPKAGKTVLLQNIAHAISKNHPDVYLIVLLVDERPEEVTDMARNVRGEVVSSTFDEPATRHVQVAEMVIDKAKRLVEQKYDVCILLDSITRLARAYNTVVPASGKILSGGVDANALHKPKRFFGAARNIEEGGSLTIIGTALIDTGSRMDEVIFEEFKGTGNSEIVLDRKLMEKRIFPTLDINKSGTRKEELLLTQADLVRITALRQVLHPFTPIDAMEFVLKHMRPTAANAEFLGSMNR from the coding sequence ATGGCCAAAGCCCGTTCTCCCAAGGAAAAAGTGTTGCTCCCCCCGGTTGAGTTGGAGGAGGAGAAGCCCAAGCGCCGCTCGACGCGGACCAAGACGGCGGAGCCCGAGAAGCCCGCGCGGACCCGCCGGACGGCGGCCCGCCGCGAGGAGGAGCCCGTGGCCGAGGAGGCCCCCGCCGCCCCGCCTCGTCCGGTGCTCACGCCCATCCCCTCCCAGCCGGTCCCCGTGCGGGACGACGAGTACCAGGAGGCCCGCGCCGCCGAGGCGCATGAAGAGGAGCCCTCGGCTCCGGCCCCGGCCCCCGAGGCCCCGGAAGCTCCCGTGGTCACCGAGGTGACGCGCGATGGCGCGCCCATGCAGGTCATCAAGCTCAATGACCTCAAGCGCATGAAGATCACCGACCTGGCGAAGATGGCCCACGACTTCGGCATCGAGGGCTACCAGGGGCTCAAGAAGCAGGACCTCATCTTCTCGCTGCTGTCGGGAATCGCGGACAAAAAGTTCGAGGTGCACGCGGAAGGCGTGCTGGAACTGCTCAGCGACGGCTTCGGCTTCCTGCGCAGCGCGGACAGCGACTACCAGGCGAGCCCGGACGACCTCTATGTGTCGCCCTCGCAGGTGCGCCGCTTCAACCTGCGGCCGGGTGACACGGTGACGGGGCCCATCCGCCAGCCGCGCGAGGGCGAGCGCTTCTTCGCGTTGCAGAAGGTGGACAAGGTCAACTTCGCCGACCCCTTGTCCGAGGTGACGCGCGAGCGCATCCTCTTCGACAACCTCACGCCGCTCTACCCCACGCGCAAGCTCAAGCTCGAGCACGACGGGGCGGAGATGACCACGCGCATCATCGACATGTTCTGCCCCATTGGCCTCGGCCAGCGCTGCCTCATCGTGGCGCCGCCCAAGGCGGGCAAGACGGTGCTGCTGCAGAACATCGCGCACGCCATCTCCAAGAACCACCCGGACGTCTACCTCATCGTGCTGCTCGTGGACGAGCGCCCCGAGGAAGTGACGGACATGGCGCGCAACGTGCGCGGCGAGGTGGTCAGCTCCACCTTCGACGAGCCCGCCACGCGCCACGTGCAGGTGGCCGAGATGGTCATCGACAAGGCCAAGCGCCTGGTCGAGCAGAAGTACGACGTGTGCATCCTGCTCGACTCCATCACCCGCCTGGCGCGCGCCTACAACACGGTGGTGCCCGCCTCGGGGAAGATCCTCTCGGGTGGCGTGGACGCCAACGCCCTGCACAAGCCCAAGCGCTTCTTCGGCGCCGCGCGCAACATCGAGGAGGGTGGCAGCCTCACCATCATCGGCACGGCGCTCATCGACACCGGCAGCCGCATGGACGAGGTCATCTTCGAGGAGTTCAAGGGCACGGGTAACTCCGAAATCGTCCTGGACCGCAAGCTGATGGAAAAGCGCATCTTCCCCACGCTGGACATCAACAAGTCCGGCACTCGCAAGGAAGAGCTGCTGCTGACCCAGGCGGACCTCGTGCGCATCACGGCCCTGCGCCAGGTGCTCCACCCCTTCACGCCCATCGACGCGATGGAGTTCGTGCTCAAGCACATGCGCCCCACCGCGGCGAACGCCGAGTTCCTCGGCTCGATGAACCGCTAG
- a CDS encoding HU family DNA-binding protein gives MLKSDLINVLVAKKGMTQKQAEATVETIFESMKDALCRGENIEIRGLGAFHVKNYQGYQGRNPKTGQIIPVKPKRGLLFRTGKELRDRVNRPPPQTPQSDVSFDPKRGSGSSY, from the coding sequence ATGCTCAAGTCCGATCTGATCAACGTCCTCGTCGCCAAGAAAGGCATGACGCAGAAGCAGGCCGAGGCCACGGTCGAGACGATCTTCGAGTCCATGAAGGACGCCCTTTGCCGCGGAGAGAACATCGAGATCCGCGGCCTGGGGGCCTTCCACGTGAAGAACTACCAGGGCTACCAGGGCCGCAACCCCAAGACGGGGCAGATCATCCCCGTGAAGCCCAAGCGGGGCCTGCTCTTCCGCACGGGCAAGGAGCTCAGGGATCGGGTCAACCGGCCGCCGCCCCAGACGCCCCAGTCGGACGTCTCCTTCGACCCCAAGCGGGGAAGCGGAAGCAGCTACTAG
- a CDS encoding flagellar biosynthesis protein FlhA has product MNRLMKMLLRARESSEGVLAAAMVAVLGALIIPLPPWLLDLGLALNLVAAVSLLVAALYARDALKVTSFPTLLLFTTLFRLALNVSSTRLALAEGHAGEIIQAFGEFVVRGDYVVGAVIFAILTLVQFLVVAKGAERVAEVSARFTLDAMPGKQMSIDADLRAGAIDQARARRRRRDLERESQMFGAMDGAMKFVKGDVIAGLVIVAVNLLGGSCIGVLQNGMTLTEAASTYALIAMGDGLVSQIPSLCIAVAAGLVVTRVASEKEEDSLGSDIGSQIFGDARALWVVAALCVALAVMPGMPHLTFLGLAAALGGLAYGLRRMKELPVEAPPDAVQSDDASARVAPNAGPGAPPMSTMAPVGVTPLTVELAPDLTSLAQAQGSAFVHQVLNRIRDELFQDLGVRVPGIQVRTEATYLPPGTYRLLIDEVPAGMGQVVPAMLYALARPEELAFLELQAELAAEPFSGRPISRVPLEGRARLEMAQVSVRSAGELIAEHLRSVLRVRVAGFLGIQEVQGLLDGLEAQAPTLVKEALQKVPLPLLTEVLRKLAEEQVSIRNIRAILEALVAPTTEGDASALAERCRQALSRYLSHKFAPSGPLFAYLVDPEIEETLRSTGARGPAPAPERIAEILEGVKRIAAGGQTVLLTAPDVRRTLRKLCEGAFPEVAVLTYGELDMSLQIRPLGRLSLAG; this is encoded by the coding sequence ATGAACCGCTTGATGAAGATGCTGCTCCGGGCTCGCGAGTCCTCGGAGGGGGTTCTCGCCGCGGCGATGGTCGCGGTACTCGGGGCGCTCATCATTCCCTTGCCTCCCTGGCTGTTGGATCTGGGACTGGCACTCAATCTGGTGGCGGCGGTCTCCTTGCTGGTCGCGGCGCTCTATGCCCGGGATGCGTTGAAGGTGACGTCCTTTCCAACGCTGCTCTTGTTCACCACGCTCTTTCGGCTCGCGCTCAATGTGTCCTCCACGCGATTGGCCCTGGCGGAGGGACATGCGGGAGAAATCATCCAGGCGTTTGGCGAATTCGTGGTCCGGGGTGACTACGTCGTGGGCGCGGTCATCTTCGCCATTCTCACCCTGGTGCAGTTCCTCGTGGTGGCCAAGGGGGCGGAGCGGGTGGCCGAGGTCTCCGCGCGCTTCACCCTGGACGCGATGCCCGGCAAGCAGATGTCCATCGACGCGGATCTGCGCGCGGGAGCGATTGACCAGGCACGTGCCCGCCGCCGGCGACGCGATCTGGAGCGCGAATCCCAGATGTTCGGTGCGATGGACGGCGCGATGAAGTTCGTGAAGGGAGACGTTATCGCGGGTCTGGTCATCGTCGCGGTGAACCTCCTCGGAGGCAGTTGTATTGGCGTCCTTCAGAACGGGATGACGTTGACCGAGGCGGCCTCCACCTATGCGCTCATCGCCATGGGCGATGGACTGGTGTCGCAGATTCCCTCCTTGTGCATCGCGGTCGCCGCGGGACTCGTGGTCACGCGCGTGGCCTCGGAGAAGGAGGAGGACTCCCTCGGCTCGGACATCGGCTCACAGATTTTTGGTGACGCCCGGGCGCTCTGGGTGGTGGCCGCGCTCTGTGTGGCGCTCGCCGTGATGCCGGGGATGCCTCATTTGACATTCCTCGGATTGGCCGCGGCCCTGGGTGGGCTCGCCTATGGCCTCCGGCGCATGAAGGAACTTCCCGTGGAGGCTCCCCCTGACGCCGTCCAATCCGACGACGCCAGTGCGCGGGTGGCGCCGAACGCGGGGCCGGGTGCTCCGCCCATGAGCACGATGGCGCCCGTGGGGGTGACACCCCTGACGGTGGAACTCGCGCCGGATCTCACGTCCCTGGCCCAGGCTCAGGGGAGTGCTTTCGTTCACCAGGTGCTCAACCGGATTCGGGATGAGCTCTTCCAGGACTTGGGCGTACGCGTGCCAGGGATTCAGGTCCGCACGGAGGCCACCTACCTTCCTCCAGGTACCTACCGGCTCCTGATCGACGAGGTTCCCGCGGGGATGGGACAGGTGGTGCCGGCCATGCTCTATGCCCTGGCCCGGCCCGAGGAACTGGCGTTCCTGGAGCTTCAGGCGGAACTGGCGGCGGAACCGTTCTCGGGCAGGCCCATCAGCCGGGTTCCCTTGGAAGGGCGTGCGCGTCTGGAGATGGCCCAGGTGTCAGTGCGAAGCGCCGGAGAACTCATCGCCGAGCATCTGCGAAGCGTCCTCCGGGTGCGTGTGGCGGGCTTCCTGGGCATCCAGGAGGTGCAGGGGCTGCTGGATGGGCTCGAAGCCCAGGCGCCCACCCTGGTCAAGGAGGCGCTCCAGAAGGTCCCATTGCCGTTGCTCACGGAAGTCCTGCGCAAGCTCGCGGAGGAGCAGGTGAGCATCCGGAACATTCGCGCCATCCTCGAGGCCCTGGTGGCGCCTACCACCGAGGGGGATGCCTCGGCGCTGGCCGAGCGGTGCCGTCAGGCGCTCTCCCGCTACCTGAGTCACAAGTTCGCTCCCTCCGGGCCGCTCTTCGCCTACCTGGTGGATCCGGAGATCGAGGAGACGCTGCGCTCCACGGGAGCGCGGGGACCGGCTCCGGCTCCCGAGCGCATCGCGGAAATCCTGGAGGGGGTGAAGCGCATCGCCGCGGGTGGGCAGACCGTGCTGCTCACGGCGCCGGATGTCAGGCGGACCCTGCGCAAACTCTGCGAGGGGGCCTTTCCCGAGGTCGCGGTTCTTACCTACGGTGAGCTGGACATGAGCCTGCAAATCCGCCCGTTGGGGCGGTTGTCACTGGCGGGCTAG
- a CDS encoding DUF3052 family protein encodes MNPYAPASLSSMLGIKSGSKVSVINPPRGFVQKLNPLPEGVEFLITAQTGLDVILFFTQDTHELVQRLPALSRAMTLQGGIWVCWPSGEGIKTALSEDFIRQAALDIGMVDNKLCLIDSTWTGLRLVRRPRGRLDKPDHRKRAPTAQA; translated from the coding sequence ATGAATCCCTACGCGCCAGCCTCCTTGAGCTCCATGCTGGGCATCAAATCCGGCAGCAAGGTCTCGGTCATCAATCCGCCCCGGGGCTTCGTACAGAAGCTCAACCCCCTGCCCGAGGGCGTGGAATTCCTCATCACCGCCCAGACGGGTCTGGACGTCATCCTCTTCTTCACTCAGGACACCCACGAACTCGTCCAGCGCCTGCCCGCCCTCTCGCGCGCCATGACGCTCCAGGGCGGCATCTGGGTGTGCTGGCCCAGCGGCGAGGGCATCAAGACCGCCCTGTCCGAGGACTTCATCCGCCAGGCCGCGCTCGACATCGGCATGGTGGACAACAAGTTGTGCCTCATCGATTCCACCTGGACGGGCCTGCGCCTGGTGCGCCGCCCCCGGGGCCGCCTGGACAAGCCGGACCACCGCAAACGGGCCCCCACCGCCCAGGCCTGA
- a CDS encoding YhjD/YihY/BrkB family envelope integrity protein, translating to MWTFPPPLLQRLSMGARQWLQCTWAPLARTRAGRFAGDTLLAVRGLARGFLGENIRVRAAALTYISVFSLVPLLTVVLGILGAYHQQAFQHRLREFISAVLAPGVREESAAFLEGFLDPVNATAIGSAGFLGLLFSAGSLLHNIDVSLNEIWGVKNHRSWWIRGLVYAGLLLLGPLMLALSFAGTSGMRSLLAGTHASIFLDVFELLFSAVSPIMITGGLTLIYRVTPNTHVRMRSALAGGLVAGVAWSVARHVYTGIAAYGFRNNPLYASLGALPMFLAWLYVDWLIFLTGARLSYAVEHTTFRDSLWIFGAHPRARELVAARLAQETSLVWFDGGIPPLPRELALRLRVPESLVDEVADSLVKAGLMIRHRRGGLLPARPPEELTLADLTLAVHGVYNPGEPGAWNPPRADGFQTLDAFFRQSDALGLEVLRRTRWVDLAILVRPGLAPPHARSTPPGVPAHALRDGGNP from the coding sequence ATGTGGACCTTCCCGCCCCCCCTCCTTCAACGGCTGAGCATGGGTGCACGCCAGTGGCTCCAGTGCACCTGGGCACCCCTGGCTCGGACCCGGGCGGGCCGTTTCGCCGGGGACACGCTGCTCGCGGTACGCGGTCTGGCGCGAGGCTTCCTGGGCGAGAACATCCGCGTGAGGGCCGCGGCGCTCACCTACATCAGCGTCTTCTCCCTGGTGCCCTTGCTGACGGTGGTGCTGGGCATTCTCGGCGCCTACCACCAGCAAGCCTTTCAACACCGTCTCCGGGAATTCATCTCCGCGGTGCTGGCGCCGGGCGTGCGCGAGGAGTCAGCGGCCTTCCTGGAGGGATTCCTCGATCCGGTCAACGCGACGGCCATCGGGAGCGCGGGCTTCCTCGGATTGCTGTTCTCCGCGGGCTCGCTGCTGCACAACATCGATGTCTCGCTGAATGAAATCTGGGGCGTGAAGAACCACCGCTCCTGGTGGATTCGTGGCCTCGTCTACGCGGGATTGCTCCTGCTCGGCCCCCTGATGCTGGCCCTGTCGTTCGCGGGGACGAGCGGCATGCGCTCCCTCCTCGCGGGCACCCATGCCTCCATCTTCCTGGACGTCTTCGAGCTGCTGTTCAGCGCGGTGTCTCCCATCATGATCACCGGGGGGCTCACCCTCATCTACCGGGTGACGCCCAACACCCACGTGCGGATGCGTTCGGCCCTCGCGGGCGGCCTGGTCGCGGGAGTCGCCTGGAGCGTGGCGCGGCACGTGTACACGGGCATCGCCGCCTATGGCTTCCGCAACAACCCGCTCTACGCCTCGCTGGGTGCGCTGCCCATGTTCCTGGCGTGGCTATACGTGGACTGGCTCATCTTCCTCACGGGCGCCCGCCTCTCCTACGCCGTGGAGCACACCACCTTCCGCGATTCGCTGTGGATTTTCGGCGCCCATCCGAGGGCCCGAGAACTGGTGGCGGCCCGGTTGGCACAGGAAACCTCTCTCGTCTGGTTCGATGGCGGGATCCCCCCCCTCCCCCGGGAACTGGCCCTGCGCCTGAGAGTCCCCGAATCGCTCGTCGACGAGGTGGCGGACTCCCTGGTCAAAGCGGGTCTGATGATCCGCCACCGCCGGGGCGGCCTGTTGCCCGCCCGTCCTCCCGAGGAATTGACCCTGGCCGATCTGACCCTGGCCGTCCACGGCGTCTACAACCCCGGCGAGCCCGGTGCATGGAATCCCCCACGGGCCGACGGCTTCCAGACCCTGGACGCGTTTTTTCGGCAGTCGGATGCCCTGGGACTCGAGGTCCTGCGCCGCACCCGGTGGGTGGATCTCGCCATCCTGGTGCGTCCCGGGCTCGCGCCGCCGCACGCCCGCTCCACCCCTCCTGGCGTCCCCGCCCACGCGCTGAGGGATGGCGGAAATCCGTAA
- a CDS encoding Rne/Rng family ribonuclease — MSSILVINAAGRETRVALVENGHIAEFYLERKKDKGVVGNIYKGRVVRVLPGMQAAFVDIGLEKAAFLYVSDVVYDPDFARAQFELTEGEHEDALDVPEESEAVAAEEAHHEPVHEPAHEPELPEHAPVAAEACVPGVEAAQAPLTPPETPAPAEPVLESPALSAEPPAPPVELEAAPVALESPAVHEAPVPVSEAAPPTVELAPEAAPADALLPAPAAETAPVAEAPSARPETASGERRAPRDNREAAREARETRRDSKDREKDKVRKQREEPQRKREDDKSKPRKTAKIEELLKVGQEVVVQISKDPIGTKGARLTSHISIPGRHLVFMPTVDHVGISRRISNEKERKRLREMVDRFRPPGTGFIVRTVAENVPQEKLESDIRFLIEVWNQVVRRNEKRGGSGLLHPDLDLILRATRDLFAHDVEKLVVDDREEYERILGFVNAQDPALKDRVVLHESDEPIFDAYGIEHELQRATQRKVWLKSGGYLIIDQAEALTAIDVNSGRYVGKKSLEETITKINVEAAKEIVYQLRLRNIGGIIICDFIDMEKPQNRDKVFKSLQEALGRDKAKTNVLRISELGLVEMTRKRVRESIGRVLHEDCPYCDGKGFVKTATTVAYEIFGEIRREAPGYKDPTLVINCNAEVARLLQGEERQELRHLMDRYNKSIQVKAQQNYHREQYDVYGRSAQGGDHKVASSPGSGDGELSMQRRPESGGGGERGFRSEGNRERERDRGGGGGGRDRERGGGGGGGGGGRERDRGGGRDRNGGRDRNRGGEQRRSEPREARGQAPSTGEAQGTGSAPPSSSGGGNNGSGNGH, encoded by the coding sequence ATGAGCAGCATCCTCGTCATCAACGCCGCGGGCCGGGAGACCCGGGTCGCCCTCGTCGAGAACGGGCACATCGCGGAGTTCTACCTCGAGCGCAAGAAGGACAAGGGAGTCGTCGGTAACATCTACAAGGGTCGCGTGGTCCGGGTGCTCCCCGGCATGCAGGCGGCCTTTGTCGACATCGGGCTGGAGAAAGCGGCCTTCCTCTACGTCAGTGACGTCGTCTACGACCCGGATTTCGCTCGCGCCCAGTTCGAGCTGACCGAGGGCGAGCACGAAGACGCCCTGGACGTGCCCGAGGAGTCCGAGGCCGTGGCCGCCGAGGAGGCGCACCACGAGCCCGTGCATGAGCCCGCCCATGAGCCCGAGCTCCCCGAGCACGCCCCCGTCGCGGCCGAGGCGTGCGTTCCCGGCGTGGAGGCGGCCCAGGCGCCCCTGACTCCGCCGGAGACGCCCGCCCCCGCCGAGCCCGTCCTCGAGAGCCCCGCCCTGTCCGCCGAGCCCCCCGCTCCCCCGGTTGAACTCGAGGCGGCGCCGGTCGCCCTCGAGTCGCCCGCCGTCCACGAGGCCCCCGTGCCCGTGAGCGAGGCGGCGCCCCCGACCGTGGAACTCGCCCCGGAGGCGGCGCCGGCCGACGCCCTGCTGCCCGCCCCGGCCGCCGAGACGGCCCCCGTGGCCGAGGCCCCGTCGGCTCGTCCGGAGACGGCCTCCGGTGAGCGCCGCGCCCCTCGGGACAATCGCGAGGCCGCGCGCGAGGCCCGCGAGACCCGCCGCGACTCGAAGGACCGCGAGAAGGACAAGGTCCGCAAGCAGCGCGAGGAGCCGCAGCGCAAGCGAGAGGACGACAAGAGCAAACCGCGCAAGACGGCGAAGATCGAGGAGCTGCTCAAGGTGGGCCAGGAGGTCGTGGTCCAGATCTCCAAGGATCCCATCGGCACCAAGGGCGCGCGCCTCACCTCGCACATCTCCATCCCGGGCCGCCACCTGGTGTTCATGCCCACGGTGGACCACGTGGGCATCAGCCGCCGCATCTCCAACGAGAAGGAGCGCAAGCGCCTGCGGGAGATGGTCGATCGCTTCCGTCCGCCCGGCACCGGCTTCATCGTGCGCACGGTGGCCGAGAACGTGCCCCAGGAGAAGCTCGAGAGCGACATCCGCTTCCTCATCGAGGTGTGGAATCAGGTCGTGCGCCGCAACGAGAAGCGCGGTGGCTCGGGCCTGCTGCATCCGGACCTGGACCTCATCCTGCGCGCCACGCGCGACCTCTTCGCCCATGACGTGGAGAAGCTGGTCGTGGATGACCGCGAGGAGTACGAGCGCATCCTCGGCTTCGTGAACGCGCAGGATCCGGCGCTCAAGGACCGGGTGGTGCTGCACGAGTCGGACGAGCCCATCTTCGACGCCTACGGCATCGAGCACGAGCTGCAGCGCGCCACCCAGCGCAAGGTGTGGCTCAAGAGCGGCGGCTACCTCATCATCGACCAGGCCGAGGCGCTCACCGCCATCGACGTCAACTCGGGCCGCTACGTCGGCAAGAAGAGCCTCGAGGAGACGATCACCAAGATCAACGTCGAGGCGGCCAAGGAGATCGTCTACCAGCTGCGGCTGCGCAACATCGGCGGCATCATCATCTGCGACTTCATCGACATGGAGAAGCCGCAGAACCGCGACAAGGTCTTCAAGTCGCTGCAGGAAGCGTTGGGGCGGGACAAGGCCAAGACGAACGTGCTGCGCATCTCCGAGCTGGGCCTGGTGGAGATGACGCGCAAGCGCGTGCGCGAGTCCATCGGCCGCGTCCTCCACGAGGACTGCCCGTACTGCGACGGCAAGGGCTTCGTGAAGACGGCCACCACCGTGGCCTACGAGATCTTCGGGGAGATCCGCCGCGAGGCTCCGGGCTACAAGGATCCCACGCTCGTCATCAACTGCAACGCCGAGGTGGCGCGTCTGCTCCAGGGCGAGGAGCGGCAGGAACTGCGCCACCTGATGGACCGCTACAACAAGTCCATCCAGGTGAAGGCGCAGCAGAACTACCACCGCGAGCAATACGACGTGTACGGCCGCAGCGCCCAGGGAGGAGACCACAAGGTGGCCTCGTCACCGGGCTCCGGAGACGGCGAGCTGTCCATGCAACGTCGGCCGGAAAGCGGCGGCGGCGGTGAGCGAGGCTTCCGCTCGGAAGGCAACCGGGAACGGGAGCGCGACCGTGGCGGTGGAGGGGGTGGCCGGGACCGGGAGCGCGGCGGCGGTGGCGGAGGAGGCGGTGGGGGTCGGGAGCGCGACCGAGGTGGAGGCCGCGACCGCAATGGAGGCCGCGACCGCAACCGCGGAGGTGAGCAACGTCGCTCCGAGCCGCGTGAGGCACGAGGGCAGGCGCCCTCGACGGGCGAGGCCCAAGGCACGGGCTCCGCTCCGCCCTCCTCCTCGGGAGGGGGCAACAACGGGTCCGGAAACGGACACTGA